The proteins below come from a single Aegilops tauschii subsp. strangulata cultivar AL8/78 chromosome 6, Aet v6.0, whole genome shotgun sequence genomic window:
- the LOC109776673 gene encoding uncharacterized protein, which yields MAAGVTHRPQPLPVGCLLPQGILQHHQPPKPCFAACEGSKTCTIQPCPRHDRKAFDGLLTSFCTAVVEVFGPEYLREPTVADTERLLVINAERGFPDMLGSNCMYWKWKNCPFAWQGQYKGHVKGATVILEVVSSQDYLWIWHSFFGLAGSQNDISVLQGSSVFARLAEGHSPEVNFEGNGHHYNKGYYLADGIYPQWSTLVKTIPNPQGEKRQRFAQMQESARKDVKRAFGVLQSRWGIIHNPALTWSIKKFWKVMTACVIMHNMRGG from the exons ATGGCCGCCGGCGTCACCCATCGTCCCCAACCTCTTCCGGTCGGCTGTTTGTTGCCGCAGGGCATCCTCCAGCACCACCAACCCCCAAAACCTTGCTTTGCTGCCTGCGAGGGAAGCAAGACGTGCACTATCCAGCCGTGCCCCCGGCACGACCGCAAGGCGTTTGATGGATTGCTCACAAG TTTTTGCACGGCCGTGGTGGAAGTGTTCGGCCCTGAGTACCTCAGAGAGCCAACTGTTGCTGATACAGAGAGGTTGTTGGTGATCAATGCCGAGAGGGGCTTTCCGGACATGCTTGGTAGTAATTGTATGTACTGGAAGTGGAAGaactgtccatttgcttggcaggggcaGTACAAGGGGCATGTGAAAGGTGCCACTGTTATACTTGAAGTTGTGTCTTCACAAGATTATCTCTGGATATGGCATTCTTTCTTCGGCTTGGCTGGTTCTCAGAATGATATTAGTGTTCTTCAGGGGTCTTCGGTGTTTGCAAGGCTTGCGGAAGGGCACTCCCCGGAAGTCAACTTTGAGGGCAATGGCCACCATTATAACAAGGGATATtacctagctgatggcatctatcctcaGTGGTCCACTCTTGTGAAGACCATACCCAATCCGCAAGGAGAGAAGAGACAGAGGTTTGCCCAAATGCAggagagtgctaggaaggatgtgAAGCGTGCTTTCGGTGTGCTTCAGTCTCGGTGGGGTATCATTCATAACCCTGCATTGACATGGAGCATAAAGAAGTTTTGgaaggtgatgactgcttgtgtgatcatgcacaacatgcgTGGAGGATGA